The proteins below are encoded in one region of Lactuca sativa cultivar Salinas chromosome 3, Lsat_Salinas_v11, whole genome shotgun sequence:
- the LOC111883237 gene encoding pentatricopeptide repeat-containing protein At1g62350 — MQTNMGSSSLRIQYLPTALDPIRIHKIQVRYATTITCGLRKPLRARRRSDGVLSTEAIQAVQSLKLAARNPSKLDQVFESKLTRLLKDDLLDAFSELQRQQHLDLALKVFEFMRKEAWYEPDQSLYGDLMLMFGKKKLIITVENLFCELIKEGLKPNTRVYTELIGAYLKVEMIERAMEAYKLMKASGCVPDELTLTIMIRNFESAGEEELASIIKNDCVEYLDSPKKFLKEVARKYPRRLRLNLV; from the exons ATGCAGACGAACATGGGTTCTTCCTCACTGAGAATCCAATATCTACCAACGGCTTTGGACCCCATAAGAATTCATAAAATTCAAGTGAGATATGCAACAACAATAACCTGTGGCTTGAGAAAACCCTTGAGGGCGAGAAGGCGTAGTGATGGGGTTTTGTCTACAGAAGCAATACAAGCAGTTCAATCTCTCAAATTAGCTGCCAGAAACCCATCTAAACTAGACCAAGTATTCGAATCCAAACTCACTCGTCTCTTAAAAGATGATTTGTTGGATGCTTTCTCCGAATTACAGAGGCAACAACACTTAGACCTTGCTCTAAAG gtgtttgaatttatgaggAAGGAAGCATGGTACGAACCAGATCAATCTCTATATGGTGACTTGATGTTGATGTTTGGAAAGAAGAAACTAATAATTACAGTAGAAAATCTTTTCTGTGAGCTTATTAAAGAAGGCTTAAAACCCAATACACGAGTCTATACAGAGTTAATTGGAGCATATCTGAAAGTGGAAATGATAGAGAGGGCAATGGAAGCATATAAGTTGATGAAGGCATCAGGTTGTGTACCTGATGAGTTGACTTTAACGATTATGATAAGAAATTTTGAAAGTGCTGGGGAAGAAGAACTTGCTTCAATCATTAAGAATGATTGTGTTGAATATTTGGATTCTCCAAAAAAGTTTCTCAAAGAAGTCGCAAGAAAATAT CCGAGGAGATTGAGACTGAACCTGGTTTGA